AGAACCTCAACATCGACGAGCTGCTCGAGGCTGTTCTGCTCACCGCAGACGCAGCCCTGGACATGCGCGCCAACCCGAACAAGGACGCCCGCGGTATTGCGATCGAAGCCAACCTGGACAAGGGCCGCGGTGCGGTTGCTACCGTCCTGGTTCAGTCCGGTACGCTTCACGTCGGCGACACCATCGTGGCAGGCACGGCCCACGGCCGCGTCCGTGCGATGTTCGACGACGACGGCAGCGTCCTGACCGAGGCCGGCCCGTCCCGCCCCGTGCAGGTACTGGGTCTGTCCAACGTCCCGCGCGCCGGCGACACCTTCTTTGTGACCGCTGACGAGCGCACCGCCCGCCAGATCGCCGAGAAGCGTGAAGCAGCAGACCGCAACGCCGCTTTGGCCAAGCGCCGCAAGCGCATCAGCCTGGAAGACTTCGACCAGGCCGTCGCCGAAGGCAAGATCGACACCCTCAACCTCATCCTCAAGGGTGACGTGTCCGGTGCCGTGGAAGCCCTCGAAGACGCGCTGCTCAAGATCGACGTCGGCGAAGGTGTCCAGCTCCGCGTTATCCACCGCGGTGTCGGTGCGATCACGCAGAACGACGTCAACCTGGCAACGGTGGACAGCGCCGTCATCATCGGCTTCAACGTCAAGCCCGCCGAGCGTGTTGCCGAACTGGCAGACCGCGAAGGCGTGGACATGCGCTTCTACTCCGTCATCTACGCAGCAATCGATGACATTGAGATGGCCCTCAAGGGCATGCTCAAGCCGGAGTACGAAGAAGTCCAGCTTGGCACCGCCGAGGTCCGCGAAGTGTTCCGTTCCTCCAAGTTCGGCAACATCGCCGGTTCCATCGTTCGCTCGGGTGTTATCCGACGCAACTCGAAGGCCCGTATCAGCCGCGACGGCAAGATCATCGGTGACAACCTCACCGTTGAGACGCTCAAGCGCTTCAAGGACGACGCCACCGAGGTCCGCACGGACTTCGAGTGTGGTATCGGTCTTGGCTCGTACAACGACATCAACGAGGGTGACATCATCGAGACCTTCGAGATGCGCGAGAAGCCGCGCGTCTAGTCTGAGCTATACAGGTCGGGGGCGTCGGAGTTTTCCGGCGGCCCCGCCCCTACGCTGGGCGGCACTGGATCTGCGATCCTGTGCCGCCCAGCTCCGGTAGCGGAACTGGCCTTCCCAACCCTCGCAAGCTCGGGTCGGGGCCCTCGGCCAGCTCCTTGGATGCCACTCCCGGGCCGCCGGAAAAAATCCAACGCGGGTCCGTCGTAGACTCGCTTTAGGTGCGTGGCAATTAACCGAACCTTTGTACGCAAGCCGCTAACGCGCCGTCGTACATCCAAATATTTAGGAGTGGAAATGGCTGATCCGGCACGCGCTGCCAAATTGGCGCAGCGGATTAAGGTTGTTGTTGCAGAGGCTTTGGGCCGGAAGGTCAAGGATCCGCGGCTTGAAGGCATCACCGTTACCGATGCCCGTGTGACCAATGATCTGCAGCACGCCACGATCTACTACACCGTGTTCGGGGACCAGGTGGTTCAGGCGGATGCTGCCAAGGGCCTGGAGAAAGCCAAGGGCGTTCTCCGCCAGGAAGTCGGCCGCAACATTACTGTCCGGCTGACTCCCACCCTCGAGTTCGTGGCCGACCAGATTCCGGTCAACGCCTCCAACCTCGAAGAACTGCTCCGCGCCGCCAAGAAGCGTGACGCTGAAGTGGCCGCCCTGGCTGCAGGCGCCAAGCACGCCGGGGATGCCGATCCGTACAAGAGCGACATTCCCGAGGACGTGGAAATCGACGAGGACGACTTCGACGAAGAGGACGAAGACCTCATCGACGACGAAGAACTCGACGAAGACGGCAACAAATAGGCCGTCGAAACATCAGTGTGGCCGGACCCGCAAGGGACCGGCCACACGGCGTTTAAGGACCCGGATCAACGGCGGGAATGGCGGTCACGGTACACGGTCACCAGTTTGCCGTTGGGCGGCTGGTTTTCTGCAGGCAGGGCATCGGTCGTTGCGTACAGCGTCGAACCCCTGAGGGCGACGTCGGCCGTGAGCTTGCCCGCCAGCACAGTCCGCTGCCTGTCGTTGCCATCTATCCTGAGCACACCCTCGCCGAACAGGGAGGCGACGTACAGGTCGCCGTCGTCGTCCACCGCCAGCCCGGTGGGTGACATGACCTCGTCAGCGAAAAGCCGCACCCGGCCATTGTCCGGGTTCACCCTGTAGACGGCGCCGCGGGCACCCAGTGCGGGGTCCTCCGGTCCGCCCGGGAGCACAGACACGTACAGCCAGCCGTCGGGTCCCACTGCGACGTCCGTGGGAACGGGTTCAAAAATATAGGTCAGGCCCACAACGCAGTCCGGGAGCTTCAGCGTGGCGGCCGCTTCTGCGGTGATTTCGAAGGGGCGCGGCGGCAGGACCGCCACTGTTTCAGCGTCTCCGGAGTCGGCGTCGACGGCCACAATGCTATTGGCTCCGGCATCGGCCACATAGACGGTGTCACCGGAGAGGGCGATGCCATACGGATGGGAGTCAACAGTCCCGGTGTAGGAGACGGGCACCTCAGGCGGAATTTGCGCCGCGCATGCATCCGGCAGGTCCTCAAATCCGTACCTGACGTCACCATCGGCGTTCTTTTCGTTCTCCAAGGCCGCCAGGTCACCAAAAGTCCGTTGTGTCCCATCGGCTGCGATGGTCCGGACATGACCGGCCAGCGGACGGGGATCCATGGGGCCGGCCCCCTGGCTCTCCACGAAGTAGGTGGTCGAACGGCGCTGCACGCTTCCGGCCACGTCCCATTCCGGATCGGAATACAGGACTGTCTTGGTGCCGTCGGAAGCTACCCGCGTCAGTCGGCTGGCGAATTCCTCACTCACAATCGCCGTGCCGTCACGGCCTGCGCTTACGTGCAGCGGGCCGACCAGCCCGTCGGCGAGGGTGACCGGTTCGGTTCGCGGCGGGGCGGCGACGCCTGCAGAGCCGGTCGCCAGGAAGACCGCGGCGCTGATGGCGGCCGCGGCAAGCGGAACGTGCTTTCTCATGGTGGTCTCCAAATGCCCAAAGATGATTACCAGGATTCATTGAGACCACGGATTCGGCTGGCGGGAAACACTGCCGCCCCCACTGCGCACATTCTATTTCTCAGCCTCCGGCAACGTCGATGGCTTCCGCAAACCCGGCATCCGGCTTCCTTGGAAAGCCGCGCCCGCTCGCTATGATCGGTGCATGGATGCCCCACCCTCAGCCGCTGATATCCAGAAATTCCTGGGCCAGGCCGTCGACCTCGCCGTTCAGAATGTGGCCGCCGGCGGCGGTCCTTTCGGGGCACTTGTGGTCACCGCGGACGGGACGCGCCATTTCGGCGTCAACAGGGTGACGCGGGACAACGACCCCACCGCGCATGCCGAGGTTGTGGCCATCCGGACGGCAGCGGCAGAATCCGCCAATTTCGATCTCAGCGGGGCCGTGCTCTACGCAAGCTGTGAGCCGTGCCCGTTGTGCCTGGCAGCCGCCTTATGGGCGCGGATCGATCGCGTGTATTTTGCCGCGGACAGGCACGGCGCTGCAGCCGCCGGCTTCGACGACGCCCTGTTCTACGAATACTTTGAGGGCGTCCGGCCCGAACTCATGCCGGTCAACCAAACCGATGTCCCGACGTCGAACGCCCCGTTTGAAGCCTGGGACGCCAACCCGGACCGCACCGAATACTGACCTTCGTTCCCGGCCCCGGCATCGGGGAATCCGGCAGCCGGAGCCGGCGGGACCTTCGACTCTATCCGGCTTATGAAGGCAGGCGTCCGATTAACCCATGACTTCAGGGGCGACTGGAAGACAGCGCGGGGCAGTGGAGCCGAGGCTCATCAGGTGTCCCGGCTGCGGGAAGACCAACAGGATTCCGGCAGCCGCTCCCGGCCGTCCCCGCTGCGGCAACTGTAGCCATGATTTGCCGTGGATCGTCGACGCCGGAGACTTGGACTTCAAGCACATCGCGGAAGAGTCAACGGTGCCCGCCCTGATCGACTTCTGGGCTGAATGGTGCGGGCCCTGCCGCCTGGTCAGCCCCGTCCTGGACCAGTTGGCCACCGAGAAAGCGGGCCGCATCAAGCTGGTGAAAGTGGATGTAGACCACGCTCCCGGGCTCTCAGCGAGATTTGCGGTGCAGGCGATCCCCACGCTCATGGTGATCGTCGGCGGGATCGTGATTGCCCGGCAAGCGGGTGCCGCGCCCGCGGCGACCCTGCGGACCTGGCTGGAACACGCGCTGTCCTCGACCCTGAGCTAACCAACCCCGGCTGCGCCCAGAGGGGTCATTTTCGGCACACATTCGGCAAAGTTCGGCACAGGGAGGAAAGCATGACAGAGATACTGCGCTACGAAGTCGGATCCGGCGTGGTCCTGGTGGAAGCCGAGGAGAGCAGCTTCGGAGTGGAACACCCGTCGCGTGACGAGCAGGGGATCCAGGACACCGGGCGCAGGCTCGAAGATGCGCTGGCCTCCGTACGGCCGGCCGCCAAGGCAGCAGCGGAAGTCCTGGGGGACCTTGCGCCGGAACACCTGGAAATCCAGTTCGGCGTGAAATTGGCCGGCGCGGCGGGGGCCATCATCGCGAGGAACGTTACTGAAGCCCACTTCATCGTCAAGATGTCATGGTCGCCCGAGCAAGAACCACTCGAGGAAGAGATAGTGCCCTAGCGGCACCGCCTTCCTAGCTTCGGGAGCGCCGCTACCTTCGGGACCGCCGGCCGCCGCGCACGCCCAGCCCGCCGAGAAGCGGTGATCCCATGCCCAGCAGGAAACCGAAGTCATACCAGTTACCGGCTCGTGCGTTGTTGTAGAAGGGGAACTCAGCCCAGGCGCCGAACACGTGCGCGATGAGCACGATCCACGCCGTAAAACCGTTCCAAAAGCCCCACAGCAGGTCCTGCCACCACATGTTGTTCCTCTCCGGTGCCGCCCCTGTGGACAGGTTAGGGCCCGGCAGGCGTCTGCACTAGGGGCTCAGTGCCCCACTTTGGGCGTCGTTTCATCATCCCCGGGAAGGCAGGCGGCCCACGCCTTCCACGAGTTCCGCCTGGGCACCGCAGAGCGCAATCCGGATCCAGCCTTCGCCGATGGAACCGAAGGCGGTGCCCGGAGCGAAGGAAACTCCGGCATCGGCCAGGAACGTGCGGACCCAGGACCGTACATCACCGCCGCTGACGTGGGAAACATCCGCCCAGAGATAGAACGCCCCCTGCGCCGACAGGAACGGAATGCCCTTGGACGCCAGCACCGCCGACGCAGCGTCCCGGTTCGACCGGTAGTGGGCGTGCGCGTGGCTGACGTAGTCCTGCGGTCCCGTCAGCGCCGCGATCGCCGCGTACTGGGACGGCGAAGCGACGCAGGAAACGATCGACTCCATCACGTTATTCATCTTCCGTTCCAGCCCGGGCGGGCAGACCAAGGCCCCGATCCGGAGCCCCGTCAGTCCGTACGTCTTGGACAGGGTCAGCGACGTGAAGACCCTGGCCTCCCCGGGGACATCGCTGTCGAAGCGGGCCGGACTGACATGGGGCACGTCATACGTGAAGGCCTCGTAGCATTCGTCGGAGATGATCCACAGGTCGTGGCGCCGGGCCAGGTCCACGAGGCCCCGGGTGAGGTCGCCGCCCAGGACCGCGCCCAGCGGATTGGACGGCGAATTGAGGATCAGCACCCTGCTCTGCGGAGTAATGAGGGCCTCAATGTCCTCGATCCTTGGCTGGAAGTCGTGCTCCGGGTACAGCGGGTACCGTACGGGCTTTGCATGCAGCAGCTGGCTGGTCATCGCAAACGTGGGGTAGCCCGGGTTGGGAATCAGGATTTCGTCACCGGGGGAGAGCAGGAGGCTCATGGCGAAGTGGAGGCCCTGCTGGGCGCCGTCCACAACATAGACGCGCTCGGCCCCGATCTCAACGCCATTGTGCTCGCGGAATCTGGCTGCGAAGGCTTCGCGGAGGGCAGTGATCCCGGCATTCGGCGTGTAGTTGGTTTCGTCGCGGTCCAGGCATGCCATGCCCGCTTCGAGGACATGGCGGGGGAGCTCAAAGCCTGGTTCGCCGATGCTCAACACAATGGCACCCGGCGTGCCCCACGCGGCTTCGGTGATCTCACGGATCTGGTTGACGGGGAAGTCGTGGATGTGTGCGGCAAGCTCGGGCATGTCTGCCATCCTAACCGCCCGCTGTCGGACCCCCGGCGGTGGCACCGCCCGCCGTCGGAGTGTCCGCCCGCCGTCGGACGGGCAGCACGCCGGCCGACGAAAAGGGAGAGCCGCAGGCGCGGATATACTGGGAGGCGTGCTTTCTGGACTGGTAATAGTGGACAAGCCGCAAGGATGGACCAGCCACGATGTGGTTGGACGGATGCGGCGGCTGGCCGGTACCCGGAAAGTGGGACACGCCGGCACGCTGGATCCCATGGCCACGGGTGTGCTCGTCCTCGGAATCAACAAGGCCACCCGCCTGCTGACGTACATCGTGGGAACATCCAAGACATATACCGCCACCATCCGCCTCGGAGAATCCACTGTGACGGACGACGCCGAAGGCGAGGTGGTGAGCAGCCACTCCGCCGCTGCAGTCACGGAGGGAGCCATCAGGGCCGCCGTTGCAGCCCTCACCGGCGAGATCCAGCAGGTCCCCAGCAGCGTCAGCGCCATCAAAGTCAACGGCGAGCGTGCTTATGCCCGCGTCAGGTCCGGCGAAGACGTGAAGCTTGCCGCACGGCCGGTCACCATCCACCGCTTCGATGTCCACGCGGTCCGCCCTGAGCGTGCCGGGGCAGTGCTGGACGTGGACGTCACCGTGGAATGCTCGTCCGGTACGTATATACGTGCCTTGGCACGCGACCTTGGTGAAGCGCTGGGGACCGGGGGCCACTTGACGGCGCTTCGAAGGACCCAGGTTGGGCCCTATACCCTTGACCAGGCCCGGACGCTGGAGCAGTTGGCCGAGGAACTGGAAGTGCTGGAGATGTCCCAGGCGGCGCGGGCGCTCATGCCGAACCGTGAGCTCAGCGAGGACGAAGCCACTGAAATCTCCTTCGGCCGGCGCATAGCCGCAGGCGCCGGAGCCGGAACACCGGAAGCTGCCACCGCAGACAATCCCGCCGCGGCCTTCGCTCCCGACGGCTCGCTGGTGGCCCTGCTGGCCGACGCCGGCGGCTACGCGAAGCCGGTGCTGGTCTTCGCCCCGAGCAACGAACAGCCGGGCAAATAGCGTGGACGCGTACTTCTATATCATTCTGGCCGTCGGCCTGCTTTCCACGGTCATCTGCGCAGTCGCGGGGATCATGAAGAAAGCTCCCAACGATGCCACCATCCTGTCAGTTGCCGCCGTCGAACTGGCGCTCCTGGTTTACCTTGTGGGCTCGATCGTCCGCGTAGCCTCGGGGGAACGGATAGCCGGGGAACCGTGGGAGTTCTGGGGCTACCTGGTCACTGCCTTGATCCTGCCGGTTGGCGCCGTTTACTGGTCCATCCTGGAGCGCACCCGGTGGAGCAACTTTGTCCTGGCTGCCGTGGGTGTCACCGCCCTTGTGATGGCCGCACGCATGAACCAGATCTGGTACTGAGTGGAAGAAGCACACGACGTGACTCCGCAAACCCCCGTCAACAAGACCGACGCGGCTCCCAAGGCCCAGTCCAAGGACACCCGGAACACCGGACCCGGGCGGCTGCTGATCGCGGTCTATGCAGTATTCGCCATCTCCGCCACGGCCCGGGCCGGCTACCAGATTCTCACGAAGTTCTCCGAAGCGCCGCTGGCTTACCTGCTCTCGGCGTTCGCGGCGCTCGTTTACGTCGTAGCCACGGTCTCCCTGGCGAAGGCCGGGAGGACCTGGTTCAAGGTGTCCGTGGCTGCTGTCCTGGTGGAACTCGTGGGCGTGGTGGTGGTCGGAGCGCTGAGCATCTTCGACTCCGTCAACTTCCCGCACGAAACGGTCTGGTCCCTCTTTGGCCGCGGCTATGCGTTTATCCCGCTTCTGCTTCCCATCCTCGGCCTCGTGTGGCTGTACAGGCGCAGGCCGGCACCTCGGGAGGTTTGAGTCGCACGGTCTGACGCATCCGTCCGGCCGTTCTGACCCCGGTGTCCCGTTTTTGTCGTAGGTCTTTGGCAGAGTTATGCCATGGAAGTTATGGGGGAACTTGCAGCAGCACGAGGGGCGTTGCGGTGGGCCAAAATGGACGCTGCCGCTTCACCCGCGTCTGATGCTTTCCCCGCGTCGGTGCGCGGTTTGCGAAGTGTTCCCTCCGGGCAGCAGCCGAAGCCGTTAGCGTTCGACGGCGGCGGGTCCGGTGATCTGGACCGGTGCCTTGCGCTGCTGGAGGCCATCAGTTCGACGGCGGTTCCGGTCGCTGCGGGGATGCGCTTCCGGGAGGCTGCTGACTTCGCTGCCCGGGTGGAGGACATCTCCCGCGCCGCTGAATATTTGCAGGTGGTTGCTGCCGCGGCTGTGGACCGGTCCCGGCGGGAGGCTATTTATGCCGCTGCACGGGCTGGTGCGGGCCGTGGCGCGGCGGTTGGCTGGACCACCGGGTGGGGCAACGAGACGGCTGTTCACGGGCCGATCGGCTGGGCGGCCGGAACGGAGGCCCAGGCCGCGGACGCCGGAAGTGGCGCGGCTGAAGAGATACCTGCGGCAATGCCGAAGACCTGCGATCCGGATCCGGCCGATGACGGGTGCCGGAACACGGCCGAGTTCCTCCGTATGAGGCTGCGGATCGGTGCCGGCGAAGCCCGCCGCCGGCTCGCCCTCGCCGAAGCCGTGCTGCCCCGGACCGGGATCACCGGCCACCCCCAAGAACCGGAACGGCCCGAACTCGCCGCGGCCGTCGCATCCGGGTCCGTGGGCTCCCGGCCCGCGACCATCATCACCCTCGCCCTGGACCGGGTCCGGCACCACGCCCCCGAAGACACCACGGCCCGGATGGAACACGCCCTAACCCGCACCGCGGCAGAGCACGACACCGATTTCGTGACCCGCATCGCCCGGCAGTGGACAGAGGCGATCGACCAGGACGGCAGCGAACCCTCCGAGGAGGAACTCCGCCACCGGCAGGGCGTGTTCATCCGGAAACCCCGCCGCGGACTGTTCCACGTGGAATTCTTCGCCACCCCCGACCAGTACGAACCCCTCCTGACCGTGATGAACACCGCCACCAACCCCCGCACCCAACCAGAAGCGGCTGAAGGCACCGACGGAACCATTAGCGGCGAGGGCGACCTGGACCGGCGGACCCGGCCCCAGCAACTCCTGGACGGCCTCGTCGGCGCCGCCAAAACCGCCCTCGCCACCGGAAACCTCCCCGCTGCCGGCGGCCTGCGTCCCCAGGTCATGGTCACCATCGACTACCGCGACCTCCTCGACACACTCGAACAGGGCACCCCAGGCACCCCGGGCACCGGCTCGTTCGCGTTCACCGGCCCCGTCACTGCGTCCACGGTCCGGAAGATCGCCTGCGACGCCGACATCATCCCCGTCCTCCTCGGCAGCCAGGGCCGCATCCTGGACATCGGCCGCACCACCCGGATCTTCCCGCCCCACATCCGCAAAGCCCTCACCGCCCGCGACCAGGGCTGCGCCTTCCCGGGCTGCACCATCCCCGCCCCCTGGTGCGAAGCCCACCACACCACCTACTGGTCACACGGCGGAACCACCAGCACCGAGAACGGCACACTGCTCTGCTCCCATCACCACCACCTGATCCACAAAGAGCAATGGCACATCCAGGTCAAAACCGGGATCCCCTGGTTCATCCCGCCACCCCACATCGACCCACACCAACAACCCCAAAGAAACCGCTACTTCAGACTCGAGTGAGACTCCGGCAGTTAACCCGTGCCCTCGTATTGGCCATCGGAAACGAGCGAACATCCTGAGCGGTTCCGGCCTGAAATCCCAGCCTTCGGTGAATCCCAAGCGCCCCAAGAACGCACGCTGGTCTGGCTCGTTGAAGGATTGTCGCGGTAGCCAAAGCCAGCCGGAGCCAACTGCGGGAACGACTGTTGCGGCCGGGTGCTATCGTGGCAAATCGCGGTGCAGACTTCTGGGGAGGCCGGACCGCCGAGCAAACGGGGAGCAGATCATGAAACCCATCCCGGTAAACCCGTCACGTGTCCTCTTTTACGGAGTGACGGGCAGCGGCAAGTCCTCGGCAGCCCGCGCCTATGCGGCAGCGTCGGGACTTCCCGAGTTTTCAGCCGACGACGACATTGGCTGGCTTCCCGGCTGGCAGCAGCGCAGCGTCGAGCAGCAACGTGAGCTCGCGGCTGATGTTGCGGCGCGCGAGCGCTGGGTCCTGGACAGCGCCTATGGCCACTGGCGCGACATCGTTGTACCCCGGGCTGAGCTGGTTATCGCTTTGGATTATCCCCGTTGGCTGTCGCTGTCCAGACTGGTCCGCCGCTCCCTGCGACGGATTATCACGCGGCAACCCGTCTGCAACGGAAACGTCGAAACGCTCGCGAGGCTATGCGCGAGGGATTCGATCTTCTACTGGCACTTCAATTCATTCGCCAGGAAGAGACGTGTGTTCAAGGAATGGCAGGCCAGCCCGGACATGCCGCCGGTGATGGCGTTTCGCAGGCCCAGGGACCTCGACGACTGGCTGGCGGAGGTCGCAGCAGCGGCTTCACGTCCCGGGGATGTTGCTGAAGGTTCCGGCCGCCAGCACCATTAGGAGCCCGACCCGGGACGGCTATTTCTTGCCGAAGAGTCCACCCAACAGGCCGCCCAGACCGCCGCCGTCGGCGTTCTTTTTCTCTTCGGGGCGGTCCTCGGAACGGTTGTCGGAACCGTCGCCGGGGAGGTCGACGTCGATCACATCTCCCGGAACGGGCGCCCCCGCCTGCGGTATCGGCTGACCGAGTGGTCCGGTGGGGGGCTGCGGCGCCGAGTCCTTGTTGGCCTCGGGGACGACTGCATCGCGGGACTGCTGACCGCCCTGCCGGCCCCCGCCCAAAATGCCGCCGAGGATGTCGCCCAGTCCTCCTTGGGCACCCGCGCCGCCCTGTGAACCGCCGAGAATGCCGCCCAGGATGCTGCCGAGGTCGATTCCGCCGGGGCTGCCGGCCGCATCACCCCCTGCCCCGCCGCCCTCCTGTGCACTCCGCCCGCCGAGGATCTTGTTGGCGAGATAGGACATCACGATGGGCGCCAGGATTGGCAGAAGCTTCCTGACGAGGTCGCCGCCCACGCCGCCCAGGTTGGCAGTGCCGGCGAGCTGTTGTGCCACCTGATCCTGTTGCCCGCCGAAAACATGGCTGACAATTTTCTCGCCGTCGGCGGTATCCACCTGCGCAGCGTCGATGCCACCTTCTGCCAGCCCGTCCTGGTGCTGGGCAAGAGCGGACTCAAGGGAGGCGGCACCACCGGGCGCCTGTGCGTTGCTCTGCAAGCCGGCGAGGAGGGTGGGAACCGCAGCCTCGATTGCGGCCCGGGCGGACTCCGTGTCCGTGCCCAGCAGACCGGCGACCTGGTCAACGGGTATCTGTTCCAAAATCTCGCGGAGGTCAGTCATAGCGCTCTCCTTCAGCCCGGCGCAGGGCCGCGGGCATCGTTGGCTGCGGCGCGCAACTGCGGCGCCGGTTGCTGCCCTTGCATCCTAGCCGGGCACCCCGGACCGCGGTAGGCCGGAACCCGGGACCGGCCGCGGTGTCGGTCGCCGCAGGGTGATTTCGGGTAATTTCCAGAGGCAATTGCGGGTAATCTTAGAGAGTTCCGGGGCCCGGCGCGGTTTCGGACGAGTCAATGGCAGGCAGCAAAAGGCGAGGTTGATGGTCCACATCTGGAACGATCCGTCCGAGGTCCCCGCGGACTTCGGCCCTACCGTTGTCACTTTTGGCAATTTCGACGGCGTACACCGCGGGCACCAGCAGGTGCTCTCCCAGCTCATCCGCACAGCCCGCCTTAACGGCGCGCGTGCTGTGGCGGTGACGTTTGATCCCCACCCCGCGCAGGTGCACCGGCCCGAGTCCGCTCCTGAGCTCATCATGGGTCTGGAGGACAAGCTCGTGGCCCTCGGCGAGCTGGGCCTGGATGCCGTCCTGGTCATGAAGTACTCCTTGGAGCTGGCCAGCCTGACGCCGGAAGAATTCGTCGCTGGCGTCCTCGTCGGCAGCCTCAAGGCCAGCCACGTGGTGATCGGCCATGACGCCCGCTTCGGCCGCGGCAACTCCGGCGACCTCTCCACCATG
Above is a window of Arthrobacter sp. FB24 DNA encoding:
- the rbfA gene encoding 30S ribosome-binding factor RbfA, coding for MADPARAAKLAQRIKVVVAEALGRKVKDPRLEGITVTDARVTNDLQHATIYYTVFGDQVVQADAAKGLEKAKGVLRQEVGRNITVRLTPTLEFVADQIPVNASNLEELLRAAKKRDAEVAALAAGAKHAGDADPYKSDIPEDVEIDEDDFDEEDEDLIDDEELDEDGNK
- a CDS encoding ScyD/ScyE family protein, with the protein product MRKHVPLAAAAISAAVFLATGSAGVAAPPRTEPVTLADGLVGPLHVSAGRDGTAIVSEEFASRLTRVASDGTKTVLYSDPEWDVAGSVQRRSTTYFVESQGAGPMDPRPLAGHVRTIAADGTQRTFGDLAALENEKNADGDVRYGFEDLPDACAAQIPPEVPVSYTGTVDSHPYGIALSGDTVYVADAGANSIVAVDADSGDAETVAVLPPRPFEITAEAAATLKLPDCVVGLTYIFEPVPTDVAVGPDGWLYVSVLPGGPEDPALGARGAVYRVNPDNGRVRLFADEVMSPTGLAVDDDGDLYVASLFGEGVLRIDGNDRQRTVLAGKLTADVALRGSTLYATTDALPAENQPPNGKLVTVYRDRHSRR
- a CDS encoding nucleoside deaminase; protein product: MDAPPSAADIQKFLGQAVDLAVQNVAAGGGPFGALVVTADGTRHFGVNRVTRDNDPTAHAEVVAIRTAAAESANFDLSGAVLYASCEPCPLCLAAALWARIDRVYFAADRHGAAAAGFDDALFYEYFEGVRPELMPVNQTDVPTSNAPFEAWDANPDRTEY
- the trxA gene encoding thioredoxin yields the protein MTSGATGRQRGAVEPRLIRCPGCGKTNRIPAAAPGRPRCGNCSHDLPWIVDAGDLDFKHIAEESTVPALIDFWAEWCGPCRLVSPVLDQLATEKAGRIKLVKVDVDHAPGLSARFAVQAIPTLMVIVGGIVIARQAGAAPAATLRTWLEHALSSTLS
- a CDS encoding CU044_2847 family protein: MTEILRYEVGSGVVLVEAEESSFGVEHPSRDEQGIQDTGRRLEDALASVRPAAKAAAEVLGDLAPEHLEIQFGVKLAGAAGAIIARNVTEAHFIVKMSWSPEQEPLEEEIVP
- a CDS encoding pyridoxal phosphate-dependent aminotransferase, with the translated sequence MPELAAHIHDFPVNQIREITEAAWGTPGAIVLSIGEPGFELPRHVLEAGMACLDRDETNYTPNAGITALREAFAARFREHNGVEIGAERVYVVDGAQQGLHFAMSLLLSPGDEILIPNPGYPTFAMTSQLLHAKPVRYPLYPEHDFQPRIEDIEALITPQSRVLILNSPSNPLGAVLGGDLTRGLVDLARRHDLWIISDECYEAFTYDVPHVSPARFDSDVPGEARVFTSLTLSKTYGLTGLRIGALVCPPGLERKMNNVMESIVSCVASPSQYAAIAALTGPQDYVSHAHAHYRSNRDAASAVLASKGIPFLSAQGAFYLWADVSHVSGGDVRSWVRTFLADAGVSFAPGTAFGSIGEGWIRIALCGAQAELVEGVGRLPSRG
- the truB gene encoding tRNA pseudouridine(55) synthase TruB, translating into MLSGLVIVDKPQGWTSHDVVGRMRRLAGTRKVGHAGTLDPMATGVLVLGINKATRLLTYIVGTSKTYTATIRLGESTVTDDAEGEVVSSHSAAAVTEGAIRAAVAALTGEIQQVPSSVSAIKVNGERAYARVRSGEDVKLAARPVTIHRFDVHAVRPERAGAVLDVDVTVECSSGTYIRALARDLGEALGTGGHLTALRRTQVGPYTLDQARTLEQLAEELEVLEMSQAARALMPNRELSEDEATEISFGRRIAAGAGAGTPEAATADNPAAAFAPDGSLVALLADAGGYAKPVLVFAPSNEQPGK
- a CDS encoding HNH endonuclease signature motif containing protein, with the protein product MEVMGELAAARGALRWAKMDAAASPASDAFPASVRGLRSVPSGQQPKPLAFDGGGSGDLDRCLALLEAISSTAVPVAAGMRFREAADFAARVEDISRAAEYLQVVAAAAVDRSRREAIYAAARAGAGRGAAVGWTTGWGNETAVHGPIGWAAGTEAQAADAGSGAAEEIPAAMPKTCDPDPADDGCRNTAEFLRMRLRIGAGEARRRLALAEAVLPRTGITGHPQEPERPELAAAVASGSVGSRPATIITLALDRVRHHAPEDTTARMEHALTRTAAEHDTDFVTRIARQWTEAIDQDGSEPSEEELRHRQGVFIRKPRRGLFHVEFFATPDQYEPLLTVMNTATNPRTQPEAAEGTDGTISGEGDLDRRTRPQQLLDGLVGAAKTALATGNLPAAGGLRPQVMVTIDYRDLLDTLEQGTPGTPGTGSFAFTGPVTASTVRKIACDADIIPVLLGSQGRILDIGRTTRIFPPHIRKALTARDQGCAFPGCTIPAPWCEAHHTTYWSHGGTTSTENGTLLCSHHHHLIHKEQWHIQVKTGIPWFIPPPHIDPHQQPQRNRYFRLE
- a CDS encoding DUF937 domain-containing protein produces the protein MTDLREILEQIPVDQVAGLLGTDTESARAAIEAAVPTLLAGLQSNAQAPGGAASLESALAQHQDGLAEGGIDAAQVDTADGEKIVSHVFGGQQDQVAQQLAGTANLGGVGGDLVRKLLPILAPIVMSYLANKILGGRSAQEGGGAGGDAAGSPGGIDLGSILGGILGGSQGGAGAQGGLGDILGGILGGGRQGGQQSRDAVVPEANKDSAPQPPTGPLGQPIPQAGAPVPGDVIDVDLPGDGSDNRSEDRPEEKKNADGGGLGGLLGGLFGKK